Proteins encoded together in one Drosophila albomicans strain 15112-1751.03 chromosome 2R, ASM965048v2, whole genome shotgun sequence window:
- the LOC117576161 gene encoding LOW QUALITY PROTEIN: calcium uptake protein 1 homolog, mitochondrial (The sequence of the model RefSeq protein was modified relative to this genomic sequence to represent the inferred CDS: inserted 2 bases in 1 codon): MFSALSKIVNGIKVQMKAILRCQQSDNLGVQTKQFRIFKYCMLIVIAGFGCKRWLLPQLLPAMANKEKQQERKQQLHEVKLWWSRPNRSSNDHATHRGRFRDITIREYENRLRXYSQPEKIFGYFASIKTLNSAGKWEVYMTPIDFLRSMMPGIRQPDGLGLNQYRKMSREEAQKLSFQCVPADSIFYKIRPDGLLTFTDYLYLHMLVPMPDHYFEIGFHIFDPNGDNNLDLKGMSYLMQGVTGNSRFKASNSINHYFFGPNLNEKLSLEKFMTFKRKLSQDILLIEFNMLHRLDGGRTEFKNKKVISELAFSTLLLSYSSIPRYDKMTTLERIKKKYKNSKRGVTLEEFMSFFKFVSNIPTIDIALTYHFLAGADISRSTLKHISDIVVGVSLSSNMIDIIFTVFDTDNNGILGRTEFLQAMRHRMARKRRLNPWELVKSVVKCAQSTFFV, translated from the exons ATGTTTTCCGCCCTCAGCAAAATTGTGAACGGCATAAAAGTCCAGATGAAAGCAATATTGAGATGCCAACAAAGTGATAATCTTGGAGTGCAGACGAAACAATTCCGGATATTCAAATACTGCATGCTAATCGTCATCGCTGGCTTTGGTTGCAAGCGATGGTTGTTGCCACAACTGCTGCCCGCTATGGCCAACAAGGAGAAGCAACAGGAgaggaagcagcagctgcatgaGGTGAAGCTCTGGTGGAGTAGGCCGAATAGAAGTAGCAACGATCATGCTACGCATCGTGGTCGGTTTCGTGACATCACCATACGTGAGTATGAGAATCGATTGCG ATACTCGCAGCCGGAGAAGATCTTCGGGTACTTTGCATCAATCAAGACGCTCAATAGTGCCGGAAAGTGGGAGGTGTATATGACGCCCATTGATTTCTTGCGGTCCATGATGCCGGGCATCAGGCAACCGGACGGCCTGGGCTTGAATCAGTATCGCAAGATGAGTCGCGAGGAGGCACAAAAACTCAGCTTTCAATGCGTGCCCGCGGACAGCATATTCTATAAGATAAGACCGGATGGTTTGTTGACTTTCACGGattatctgtatctgcatatGTTGGTGCCAATGCCGGATCATTATTTTGAGATTGGCTTTCACATTTTCGATCCGAATGGCGACAACAATCTCGACTTGAAGGGCATGAGCTATCTGATGCAGGGCGTCACTGGAAATTCACGCTTCAAGGCGAGTAACTCGATCAATCATTACTTCTTTGGACCAAATTTGAATGAGAAACTGAGCCTTGAAAAGTTCATGACTTTCAAGCGCAAATTGTCGCAGGATATTTTGCTGATTGAGTTCAACATGCTGCATCGCTTGGACGGTGGAAGAACAGAGTTTAAGAATAAGAAGGTCATCAGTGAGCTGGCGTTTAGTACGCTGCTGTTATCCTACTCATCGATTCCACGTTATGATAAGATGACAACGTTGGAGCGTATTAAGAAGAAGTATAAGAACTCAAAGCGTGGCGTAACTCTAGAGGAGTTCATGTCCTTCTTCAAGTTCGTCTCGAATATACCAACTATTGATATAGCATTAACATATCACTTTCTGGCCGGAGCGGATATATCGCGTAGCACACTGAAGCATATCTCTGATATTGTTGTGGGTGTAAGCTTATCATCGAACATGATTGATATCATTTTCACCGTGTTCGATACGGATAATAATGGCATCCTTGGACGCACTGAGTTTCTGCAAGCAATGCGACATCGCATGGCCAGAAAACGTCGCCTTAACCCATGGGAACTAGTTAAAAGTGTCGTTAAATGTGCTCAGAGCACATTTTTCGTATAG